One Fusarium falciforme chromosome 1, complete sequence genomic window carries:
- a CDS encoding 4-amino-5-hydroxymethyl-2-methylpyrimidine phosphate synthase — protein MSTDKITFLTNWHATPYHAPLYLAQAKGYFKEEGIKVALLEPNDPSDVTEIIGTGKVDLGFKAMIHTLAAKARNFPVQSIGSLLDEPFTGVVYLKDSGITTDFRTLKGKRIGYVGEFGKIQIDELTSHYGMTPDDYTAVRCGMNVSKAIIKGEIDAGIGLENVQMVELEEWLASQGRPKDDVQMLRIDELAELGCCCFCTILYIGNETFLAENPDKVKAFLRAVKRATDYVLAQPEAAWAEYVDFKPVMGTALNRKIFERSFAYFSKDLKNVKRDWDKVTKYGKRLGVLDESFQPNYTNSYLEWALSGESSDPIGDQKRIAKLQKDVAASGGFHRLQDAEIKA, from the exons ATGTCGACTGACAAGATCACTTTCCTTACCAACTG GCACGCTACGCCGTACCACGCCCCGCTGTACCTGGCCCAGGCCAAGGGATATTTCAAGGAGGAGGGTATCAAGGTTGCTCTGCTCGAGCCCAACGACCCTAGT GATGTCACCGAGATCATCGGTACCGGCAAGGTCGACCTTGgcttcaaggccatgatTCACACCCTGGCTGCCAAGGCTCGCAACTTTCCCGTCCAGTCCATCGGCAGTCTCCTGGACGAGCCCTTCACCGGCGTCGTCTACCTCAAGGACTCTGGCATCACGACCGACTTCCGCACGCTCAAGGGCAAGCGGATCGGCTACGTGGGCGAGTTTGGCAAGATCCAGATCGACGAGCTCACCTCTCACTACGGCATGACGCCCGACGACTACACTGCCGTCCGCTGCGGCATGAACGTgtccaaggccatcatcaagggcgAGATCGACGCCGGCATCGGCCTCGAGAACGTGCAGATGGTGGAGCTCGAGGAGTGGCTCGCCTCGCAGGGCCGCCCCAAGGACGACGTGCAGATGCTGCGCATCGATGAGCTCGCCGAgctcggctgctgctgcttctgcacCATCCTGTACATCGGCAACGAGACCTTCCTGGCCGAGAACCcggacaaggtcaaggctttCCTCCGGGCCGTCAAGCGTGCCACCGACTACGTGCTCGCGCAGCCCGAGGCGGCGTGGGCCGAGTACGTCGACTTCAAGCCCGTCATGGGCACGGCTCTGAACCGCAAGATCTTTGAGCGCAGCTTTGCCTACTTCAGCAAGGACCTCAAGAACGTCAAGCGCGACTGGGACAAGGTTACCAAGTACGGCAAGCGTCTCGGCGTCTTGGACGAGAGCTTCCAGCCCAACTACACCAACTCGTACCTCGAGTGGGCTCTCTCTGGCGAGTCGAGCGACCCCATCGGAGACCAGAAGCGCATTGCCAAGCTTCAGAAGGACGTTGCTGCGTCTGGCGGCTTCCACCGGCTTCAGGATGCCGAGATTAAGGCTTGA
- a CDS encoding Zn(2)-C6 fungal-type domain-containing protein, with translation MFGTWKYDPETDEVQSVRNGFDPVTARSSSHQACDRCHEKKLRCSGDKNGCERCRNNSLRCEYTRSGSKSSRRGKSSRKSAEGDSPSSSSSKRGGSSSKRSGKHHSGSSRAAASAEEGDGVLGQFDFSTLGPEDGFDLSMLSSGADHGAGYATAGPSAGQYAQNFDGSYQQWDPAAYAAAYGQQGYSGEDWGQYDQGDYAQDPRYYQGH, from the exons ATGTTTGGAACTTGGAAGTACGATCCTGAGACCGACGAGGTCCAGAGCGTCCGGAACGGCTTCGACCCTGTCACGGCCCGCTCCAGTTCCCACCAGGCCTGCGATAGATGTCATGAGAAAAAG CTCCGTTGCAGTGGAGACAAGAACGGCTGTGAAAGATGTCGCAACAACAGCCTTCGCTGCGAATATACTCGCTCCGGCTCCAAGTCATCACGTCGGGGGAAGAGCAGCCGCAAGTCTGCAGAAGGTGACAGCCCttcaagctccagctccaagcGAGGAGGCAGCTCATCAAAGCGGTCAGGGAAGCACCACAGCGGTTCTTCCCGAGCTGCAGCTTCAGCCGAGGAGGGTGACGGAGTGCTGGGTCAATTCGACTTCTCCACGCTCGGCCCCGAGGACGGCTTCGATCTGAGCATGCTGTCATCCGGGGCCGACCACGGAGCGGGATACGCCACGGCTGGACCCTCGGCGGGCCAGTATGCACAGAACTTTGACGGGAGCTACCAGCAGTGGGATCCGGCAGCCTATGCCGCAGCCTACGGGCAGCAGGGCTACTCGGGCGAGGACTGGGGTCAGTACGACCAGGGCGACTATGCCCAAGATCCCCGGTACTACCAAGGGCACTAG
- a CDS encoding XPA-C domain-containing protein, whose protein sequence is MGRPSTPPRSTKPAPAVSPPTPEVTKRIEENRLRAKAIRDQREAELRASGNAPEIPKSSGGFVPTEDVHISKTANGKRPYNSISTGDSSKGTNRDGRNKGDEEALRPARKFTKFVDYNMSAMTDTKGGFLTTEDDPHNYALGGKKPGQADDEQRPKHMSVQEWERLQVIRNLKRLKAGPFEPGLSVLDDEEKRKRCQDCKSLEIDFVWEEVFHICVCNKCKEKYPEKYSLLTKTECKEDYLLTDPELRDPELLPHLSKPNPHKSHWHDMMLFLRCQVEEYAIKTKWGSAEALDAEYERRETQKKARKEAKFKEKLMDLKRKTRTDAFRRQAGTLSKSGASKFGDAIGGGKHVHEWGRTVENEDGMTVKTCVECGMEVEELEF, encoded by the exons ATGGGGCGTCCATCCACTCCACCCCGATCGACAAAGCCTGCGCCGGCCGTCTCGCCGCCCACGCCTGAAGTCACAAAGCGAATA GAAGAAAACCGACTCCGTGCAAAGGCGATCCGAGACCAGCGAGAAGCAGAACTGCGAGCATCCGGCAATGCGCCCGAAATACCGAAAAGCTCTGGTGGCTTCGTTCCAACAGAGGATGTCCACATTTCGAAAACTGCCAACGGAAAACGGCCATACAACTCGATATCAACAGGCGATTCTTCCAAGGGAACGAATCGCGATGGACGCAACaagggcgacgaggaggcgCTACGGCCGGCACGCAAGTTCACCAAGTTTGTCGACTACAACATGAGCGCCATGACGGACACGAAAGGTGGTTTCCTGACGACCGAAGACGACCCTCACAATTATGCACTTGGCGGCAAGAAGCCGGGACAGGCAGATGACGAGCAGCGGCCGAAGCACATGAGTGTTCAAGAATGGGAGAGGTTACAGGTGATTCGCAACCTAAAGAGGCTCAAGGCAGGGCCTTTTGAGCCCGGACTGAGCGttcttgatgacgaggagaaaCGAAAGAGGTGTCAGGATTGCAAGAGCTTGGAGATTGACTTTGTGTGGGAAGAGGTGTTTCACATCTGCGTCTGCAACAAGTGCAAGGAAAAGTATCCAGAAAAGTACTCGTTGTTGACGAAGACGGAGTGCAAGGAGGACTATCTTCTTACAGATC CCGAGCTACGAGATCCCGAATTACTACCCCATCTTTCCAAGCCAAACCCTCACAAGTCACATTGGCACGACATGATGCTCTTCCTTCGGTGTCAAGTAGAAGAGTACGCCATTAAGACGAAATGGGGTTCGGCAGAAGCTCTGGACGCCGAGTATGAGCGGCGCGAGACACAAAAGAAGGCCCGCAAGGAGGCTaagttcaaggagaagctgatGGACCTCAAGCGCAAGACACGAACAGATGCGTTCCGCAGACAGGCTGGCACGCTGAGCAAGTCAGGGGCGAGCAAATTTGGAGATGCGATAGGGGGTGGCAAGCACGTTCACGAGTGGGGGAGAACGGTGGAGAATGAGGATGGGATGACGGTCAAGACGTGTGTTGAATGTGGAATGGAGGTGGAAGAGCTGGAGTTTTAG
- a CDS encoding MutL-C domain-containing protein, producing the protein MTIRQLPQDVVDKIKSSVNITSLNGVACGLLANSLDAGAFKVNISIDYGRGNCTVEDDGSGIPPDEFKDAGGLGKLHHTSKFPSRSSIHGKHGNFLASLATLSLLSITSHHQSRISHNSITIHNSKVLARHLPSPPELRLVSFDHGTRVTVRDLFGSMPVRVKQRASLIERPALDKEWSKLVREVLAMLLAWPSGVHVSIKNTAAQRELRFRPSDKTDIVYKTSRLLMQASLADSSDVDCWVPISASCGPVSVKGCICTNPVATRRSQFISLGIHPIMNEFGTDVLYEEINRVFSNSSFGVIDGDENKRPEDSPKLEGFSGKELRSRKAIERWPMFYLKITVPDFDDVDGSDRLESQGQTLSAILDLLKATCYGFLKKHHFRPRKVRLSPDDSVFSTSRTLSKSRKSSKRQSASSSSSSRAGSATPVSRDAFGPRADSPFHGWHRVKIGTGAAGSTDSKANDIQSKLPEQTLARPLIGEGGKLLRKPFDEPSPEPEEIPTSRATNTTTETGPRSSVDGDTTNSATRPRKRSKWLQEVIDSWENPVFENVQSPIPSIDDTNIPPAPGLSHSCGRSGHANIIFDAGSMSLGSRISRQALTEATVISQVDRKFILVKLPLKDAAPGKQSSALVMLDQHAVDERCRLEDLMADYFVRHESTKQVLPATEPLERPLVFEIPLQEHSLLDQNRDRFAAWGIVYQTPTPRSPSQPKKVIVTALPPSIMERCRLEPRLLIDLLRTEVWRSVDEGVPLSQPRESNCDNSWISQFHGCPRGILEMLHSRACRSAIMFNDVLSVEECEQLISRLSRCVFPFQCAHGRPSMAPLVDLGAGAKFGGWQEREKQAKVRWNSWIEAS; encoded by the exons ATGACCATCCGACAGCTTCCTCAGGATgtcgtcgacaagatcaagtcatCGGTCAACATCACCTCCCTGAACGGGGTTGCCTGTGGTCTTCTCGCCAACTCGCTGGATGCAGGTGCCTTCAAGGTCAACATCTCGATCGACTACGGCCGGGGAAATTGCACTGTTGAAGACGACGGTTCGGGGATTCCTCCTGATGAGTTTAAAGATGCGGGGGGACTAGGGAAGCTCCACC ACACATCCAAGTTCCCTTCTCGGTCTTCTATCCATGGGAAACATGGCAATTTCCTGGCGTCACTGGCCACGCTGTCATTGCTATCCATCACCTCCCACCATCAGAGCCGTATCTCGCACAACTCCATCACCATTCACAACTCCAAGGTCCTGGCCAGGCATCTTCCGTCACCCCCTGAGTTGAGGCTTGTTAGCTTTGACCATGGAACCCGTGTCACAGTCCGAGACCTCTTTGGGTCTATGCCCGTTAGAGTCAAGCAAAGAGCTTCCTTGATCGAAAGACCTGCTCTCGACAAGGAATGGTCAAAGCTTGTTCGAGAagtcttggccatgttgcTGGCTTGGCCATCGGGTGTCCATGTGTCGATCAAAAATACAGCCGCGCAACGTGAACTTCGGTTTCGCCCATCAGACAAGACGGACATCGTGTACAAAACCTCAAGGCTACTTATGCAAGCTTCTCTGGCTGACTCGAGTGATGTCGACTGTTGGGTCCCTATCTCAGCATCATGCGGACCAGTCTCGGTCAAGGGCTGCATCTGTACAAATCCTGTTGCAACACGGCGGTCTCAGTTTATCAGTCTGGGAATTCACCCAATCATGAACGAGTTTGGCACGGACGTTCTGTATGAAGAGATTAACAGGGTCTTCAGCAACTCCAGCTTTGGCGTTATTGATGGTGACGAGAACAAGAGGCCTGAGGACTCGCCGAAGCTTGAAGGTTTCTCGGGCAAAGAACTGCGAAGTCGAAAAGCTATCGAGCGATGGCCAATGTTTTACTTGAAAATCACGGTCCCGGATTtcgatgatgttgatggctcTGATCGGCTCGAGAGTCAAGGCCAGACGTTATCAGCGATTCTGGATCTTTTAAAGGCGACCTGTTATGGTTTCTTAAAAAAGCACCACTTTCGACCTCGAAAAGTCCGACTTTCCCCTGATGACTCAGTATTTTCGACATCAAGGACACTCAGTAAATCGAGGAAGTCGTCTAAGAGGCAGTCGGCCTCGTCTTCGAGTAGTTCAAGAGCCGGCTCCGCCACCCCTGTGTCTAGAGATGCTTTTGGGCCGAGAGCAGATAGCCCTTTTCATGGATGGCATCGTGTCAAAATCGGAACGGGCGCGGCCGGTAGTACTGACTCGAAGGCGAATGACATTCAGTCGAAGTTGCCAGAGCAGACTCTTGCCCGTCCGCTCATTGGTGAAGGTGGGAAACTGTTGCGCAAGCCTTTCGACGAACCCTCGCCCGAGCCTGAAGAGATCCCAACCTCCAGAGCTACAAATACCACTACAGAAACTGGGCCCCGGTCTAGTGTAGATGGGGATACGACTAATTCAGCTACACGGCCCCGAAAACGAAGCAAGTGGCTACAAGAGGTTATCGACTCGTGGGAGAATCCCGTGTTTGAGAACGTCCAGTCCCCAATACCATCGATTGATGACACAAACATCCCCCCTGCGCCTGGACTATCACATAGCTGTGGGAGGAGCGGCCATGCAAATATCATATTTGACGCCGGATCCATGAGTCTAGGCAGCCGAATCTCACGCCAAGCGCTCACAGAAGCCACCGTGATCTCGCAGGTCGATCGCAAATTCATACTTGTCAAACTTCCCCTGAAGGATGCCGCGCCTGGCAAGCAGAGCTCTGCTCTTGTCATGCTAGATCAGCACGCTGTTGATGAGAGATGTCGCCTTGAAGACCTCATGGCAGATTATTTTGTTCGACACGAATCGACAAAACAAGTCTTGCCCGCTACTGAACCCCTTGAGCGGCCCCTTGTGTTCGAAATACCACTCCAGGAGCATTCCCTTCTGGACCAGAATCGAGACCGCTTTGCTGCTTGGGGAATCGTGTACCAAACTCCCACCCCGAGATCCCCCTCACAGCCAAAGAAAGTCATCGTCACAGCCCTTCCGCCAAGCATCATGGAGCGTTGTCGCCTCGAGCCCCGTCTCCTGATTGATCTTCTCCGCACCGAGGTCTGGCGCAGCGTCGATGAAGGTGTTCCCCTTTCGCAGCCACGAGAGTCGAATTGTGACAACTCGTGGATCTCACAGTTCCACGGCTGCCCAAGGGGTATCCTGGAGATGCTGCACTCCAGGGCCTGCAGAA GCGCAATCATGTTCAACGACGTCCTCAGCGTTGAGGAGTGCGAACAGCTCATATCTCGACTCTCACGTTGCGTCTTCCCCTTTCAATGCGCTCATGGCCGGCCGAGCATGGCGCCGTTGGTAGACCTTGGAGCCGGAGCCAAGTTTGGCGGGTggcaggagagggagaagcagGCTAAAGTACGATGGAACAGCTGGATTGAGGCGTCATGA
- a CDS encoding E3 ubiquitin-protein ligase PEP5 yields MAISWKSFDFFDVTQINLADDETRQLFEGNEIASVCAGSDSLFIGSFDGYVSIIGKAWKIIKRFQAYEAGSITHMRQVEGTSLLLTVAEDMSSEPVLKVWALDKLVKKTNMPTCLSTVSINNNRRQFPISAFAATDDITQIAVGFTNGSVTVIRGELIHDLGTKQRIVFESEEPVTGVQLTTDMKLKLTTLFVSTTSRILKLGLSKKGQGLPPKTVEDTGCAVGCMTQDPNTDGVVVARDDAIYTYTLEGRGPPRAYESPKSKIDIYHEYVALACPPASHSGKDSEAMRRRFGSSTANSLFNASSFVMLDMDLRVIGHTETLMSPVGFFVDIWGDFYTITQDGKIYRYHEKSLQQRLEMLYQRNMFPLAIELAQKSGLDAEQQSLIYRRFGHHLYQKADYDGAMVQYIRAIDTTEPSQVIRKFLDTQRIHNLIQYLEQLHEHRKATADHTTLLLNCYAKLKDINKLEKFIKSPGDLKFDLDTAIAMCRQGGYYEQAAYLAKQHGETDLVVDILIEDSKNYSEALDFIWRQDPDIAYPCLQKYARVLIENCPQDATKLFVDYYTGNYRPRRTVVVQNATDTPTSGGFAAGAASAVQNLSSLLPLPYMNTSTIASPGTPGNTKAVVSDSNLLVDDDAPAPKYTPPPPRTAFSSFIDHPDEFIVFLEACLEEEDLESSDRTDLYTTLFEMYLYKAGEKKGQHHKEEWEAKAKKLIEGEHVPMESSNVLLLSHLADFRDGTVLVKEQAGLLFDIFRSYTSAKDTRGAIKALRKYGPEEPQLYPAALAYLTSDPRVLEEAGPDELSHILTKIDKDGLMAPLQVIQTLVGQSSGGGVATMGMIKPYLHETITRERKEIASNRHRINTLRGDTEKRREELADLGSKPAVFQATWCSDCSQRLDLPAVHFLCKHSFHQRCVRNSGKDGEAECPKCAGENDMIRKMREGQRERANKHELFKSDLENSDDRFSTVAEWFSRGVMDGQSAE; encoded by the exons ATGGCCATCTCG TGGAAGTCGTTTGACTTCTTCGACGTCACCCAAATCAATCTCGCCGACGATGAAACCCGACAGCTCTTCGAGGGCAACGAGATCGCGAGCGTCTGCGCGGGCTCCGACAGCCTGTTTATCGGGTCTTTTGATGGATATGTGAGCATCATAGGCAAGGCATGGAAGATCATAAAGCGCTTCCAAGCCTACGAGGCGGGGAGCATCACGCATATGCGCCAGGTTGAGGGAACGAGTCTGTTGTTGACGGTTGCG GAGGACATGAGCAGCGAGCCTGTGTTGAAGGTGTGGGCGCTTGACAAGTtggtcaagaagaccaaCATGCCCACATGCTTGAGCACCGTgtccatcaacaacaaccgcCGGCAATTTCCC ATTTCGGCATTCGCGGCTACCGACGACATCACCCAGATCGCCGTAGGATTCACGAATGGCTCCGTCACGGTCATCAGAGGCGAACTCATCCACGATCTCGGAACGAAACAACGCATAGTCTTCGAGTCCGAGGAGCCGGTCACCGGTGTACAGCTTACGACTGACATGAAACTCAAACTCACAACCCTTTTCGTCTCGACGACTTCCAGGATACTGAAGCTGGGTCTGTCCAAGAAAGGCCAGGGACTCCCCCCTAAAACCGTCGAGGATACGGGATGCGCAGTCGGGTGTATGACGCAAGATCCGAATACAGACGGCGTCGTGGTTGCGCGGGACGATGCCATATACACCTACACATTGGAAGGCCGTGGACCACCCAGGGCGTACGAGTCGCCAAAGAGCAAGATCGACATCTATCACGAATATGTGGCACTCGCTTGTCCACCGGCAAGTCATAGCGGCAAAGACTCCGAGGCTATGAGACGGCGCTTTGGAAGCAGTACGGCTAATTCCCTCTTCAATGCGTCGTCTTTTGTGATGTTGGATATGGATCTTCGGGTGATTGGCCACACCGAGACATTGATGTCGCCCGTGGGATTCTTTGTCGACATCTGGGGAGATTTTTACACTATTACTCAAGATGGCAAG ATCTACCGATATCACGAAAAGAGCCTACAACAAAGGTTGGAAATGCTGTACCAGAGGAACATGTTCCCGCTGGCTATCGAGCTGGCGCAAAAGTCTGGATTAGATGCTGAGCAGCAAAGCCTCATCTATCGCCGTTTTGGCCATCACCTTTACCAAAAAGCCGACTATGACGGCGCCATGGTTCAGTATATTCGAGCAATCGACACAACTGAGCCATCGCAAGTCATTCGCAAG TTCCTGGACACGCAACGCATCCACAATCTCATCCAGTACTTGGAACAACTCCATGAGCACAGAAAGGCGACGGCTGATCATACTACCCTCCTTCTCAACTGCtatgccaagctcaaggataTCAACAAGCTGGAAAAATTCATCAAGTCCCCAGGTGACCTCAAATTTGATCTTGATACCGCAATCGCCATGTGCCGGCAAGGCGGTTATTATGAACAGGCGGCATACCTTGCCAAGCAGCACGGCGAGACCGATCTTGTGGTCGATATCCTGATTGAGGACTCCAAGAACTACTCAGAAGCGCTTGACTTCATCTGGCGCCAGGATCCAGATATA GCCTACCCTTGTCTTCAAAAGTACGCTCGAGTGCTCATTGAGAACTGCCCTCAAGACGCCACAAAACTCTTTGTGGATTACTACACAGGCAACTACCGGCCCAGGCGTACAGTGGTGGTGCAGAATGCGACCGATACGCCTACTAGCGGAGGCTTTGCAGCTGGTGCTGCCAGTGCGGTCCAGAACCTGTCCAGCCTTCTCCCCTTACCATACATGAACACTTCAACGATCGCATCTCCAGGGACACCTGGAAATACCAAGGCTGTCGTGAGCGACAGTAACCTCCTCGTTGATGACGACGCCCCTGCACCAAAGTatactcctcctcctccacgaaCCGCTTTCTCATCTTTTATCGACCATCCCGATGAGTTTATTGTCTTTCTCGAGGCATGcttggaggaagaagaccttgAATCCAGTGACCGAACCGACCTATATACTACCCTTTTCGAAATGTATTTGTACAAGGCgggagagaagaagggccAGCATCACAAGGAAGAGTGggaggcaaaggcaaagaagcTTATTGAGGGTGAACACGTCCCCATGGAGAGCTCAAACGTTTTGCTTCTGTCGCATCTTGCGGATTTCAGGGACGGAACAGTGCTTGTGAAGGAGCAGGCGGGTCTTCTCTTTGACATCTTCAGGTCTTACACATCGGCCAAGGATACTCGAGGAGCGATCAAGGCCTTGAGGAAGTATGGCCCTGAAGAGCCGCAGCTTTACCCAGCTGCGTTGGCATACCTAACTTCCGACCCGCGGGtgttggaggaggctgggCCGGATGAGCTGTCTCATATCCTGACCAAGATTGACAAGGACGGACTGATGGCGCCTTTGCAGGTGATCCAGACGCTGGTGGGACAATCTTCAGGTGGTGGTGTGGCTACCATGGGTATGATCAAGCCCTACCTTCATGAGACAATCACGAGGGAGCGCAAGGAGATTGCTTCGAACCGACACCGAATCAACACGCTTCGAGGGGACACGGAGAAGCGTCGCGAGGAGCTGGCCGATCTCGGATCCAAACCAGCCGTATTCCAGGCCACATGGTGCTCAGACTGCAGCCAGAGACTGGACCTCCCTGCGGTACATTTCCTGTGCAAGCACAGCTTCCACCAGCGATGCGTACGAAATAGCGGcaaggatggcgaggccGAGTGTCCCAAGTGCGCAGGTGAGAACGACATGATCCGCAAGATGCGCGAGGGTCAGAGAGAGAGGGCAAACAAACATGAGCTGTTCAAGAGCGATCTGGAGAACAGCGATGACAGGTTCAGCACGGTGGCGGAGTGGTTCTCGAGAGGTGTGATGGATGGGCAGAGTGCTGAATGA
- a CDS encoding Nicotinamide-nucleotide adenylyltransferase: MSTTTDSAQTGNMPLPHPNSLVPTFSRALTSFQSSPDALRILCTLPHVSNTPAPRRPSHPVRDLIILDSSFNPPTLAHAGMARSALQAHGSSRLMLLLSVNNADKAPKPASFPIRLGMMEALGRELVSEVEGLEVDVAVTTMPFFHGKARAIVQSGFYGEATQTFLAGFDTLVRIFNPKYYGEGGMRLALGPFFDAAKVRVTTRPDETWGGVEEQRAWLTGAKLGEVGGDDAWVERVEIVEGDEGGEGVSSSRVREVVKSGDIKKLDELVSEEIKGWIEREGLYREVKDASL, encoded by the coding sequence ATGAGCACAACTACAGATTCAGCGCAAACAGGCAACATGCCTCTTCCACATCCCAATTCCCTCGTCCCCACCTTCTCCCGGGCTCTCACGTCCTTCCAATCCTCCCCAGACGCCCTCCGCATCCTCTGCACCCTGCCCCACGTCTCCAACACCCCCGCGCCGCGCCGGCCGTCCCACCCCGTCCGggacctcatcatcctcgactCGAGCTTCAACCCGCCCACGCTGGCGCACGCTGGCATGGCGCGGTCTGCGCTACAGGCCCACGGGAGCAGCAGGCTCATGCTTTTGCTGTCTGTTAATAATGCGGATAAGGCGCCCAAGCCGGCGAGTTTTCCGATCAGGTTGGGCATGATGGAGGCTTTGGGGAGGGAGTTGGTGAGTGAGGTTGAGGGGTTGGAGGTTGACGTTGCTGTCACCACGATGCCATTTTTCCACGGCAAGGCAAGGGCGATTGTTCAGTCGGGGTTCTACGGGGAGGCGACGCAGACGTTCCTCGCTGGGTTTGACACGCTGGTGCGCATATTCAACCCAAAGTACTACGGCGAAGGAGGAATGCGACTTGCGCTAGGTCCGTTCTTTGATGCTGCAAAGGTGAGGGTTACTACGAGGCCGGATGAGACGTGGGGAGGCGTCGAGGAGCAGAGGGCTTGGTTGACAGGTGCGAAGCTGGGTGAGGTTGGGGGGGATGATGCGTGGGTTGAGAGGGTTGAGATTGTGGAGGGTGATGAGGGTGGTGAAGGGGTGAGTAGCTCGAGGGTGAGGGAGGTTGTGAAGAGTGgtgatattaaaaagttggATGAGTTGGTTAGTGAGGAGATTAAGGGATGGATTGAGAGGGAGGGGTTGTATCGTGAGGTTAAGGATGCTAGTTTGTGA